In the Candidatus Electrothrix sp. GW3-4 genome, one interval contains:
- a CDS encoding DUF4384 domain-containing protein, with amino-acid sequence MYYKRVIIETKKIKTILLFSLIILQCSLVFSPADVFAAESKTDNEISFVWAFAAIKNASGRPESVNIDRDITLKKGDQIKMLVQLTSHCFVYVIHLGSKGEMSLLYPEGAGQHQLKNKVFIPQGDYWFTLDENKGKETVYLLASKTRLISLEALFERYKTLDQGSKNNMKDQILSQIRRIKKQHKKPLYGKAERPVLIGGAFRGLEKEASENSITRHSIQITAKEFYSRTFIIHHE; translated from the coding sequence ATGTATTATAAAAGAGTTATTATCGAGACAAAAAAAATAAAGACCATCCTGTTATTTTCTCTGATAATTTTACAATGTTCTCTCGTTTTCTCTCCAGCAGATGTCTTTGCTGCAGAGAGCAAGACAGACAACGAGATCTCTTTTGTCTGGGCATTCGCTGCAATCAAAAATGCGAGCGGCCGTCCTGAATCGGTAAATATAGATCGCGATATCACCTTAAAAAAAGGCGATCAAATCAAGATGCTGGTTCAGTTAACATCACATTGCTTTGTCTATGTTATCCATTTAGGCAGTAAAGGCGAAATGAGCCTTCTCTATCCTGAGGGAGCTGGGCAACATCAATTGAAGAATAAAGTATTTATTCCCCAGGGTGACTATTGGTTTACCTTGGATGAAAATAAAGGAAAAGAAACTGTTTACCTGTTGGCATCGAAAACGCGGCTCATATCCCTTGAAGCCCTTTTTGAAAGGTATAAGACCCTGGATCAGGGAAGTAAAAACAACATGAAAGATCAAATTTTAAGCCAAATAAGGAGGATAAAAAAACAGCATAAAAAACCACTTTATGGTAAAGCAGAACGCCCTGTGTTAATAGGGGGGGCATTTAGAGGTCTTGAAAAAGAAGCATCAGAAAATTCAATCACAAGACATTCAATACAAATTACAGCCAAAGAATTCTATAGTCGAACATTCATCATTCACCATGAATAA
- a CDS encoding adenylate/guanylate cyclase domain-containing protein, with product MNKQTDTKTTGFLICFSFILSHVCFWLLPNLFQSWNLKAVDHLFQYRIKNERFSPQYNDTIVHVDLNDTSIQDFDNYYLDRTYYSRVIENLSRMGVQSQLHDFLFVAPTDQDKDKKLIEAVTKADNVYFGMAFRFNETGQRSHISVKSPAAQYLDETSYSVKTKGDLSQVYRGNNPISTFPALAKAAKGIGFLNIVNDIDGVFRRAPLLVQYKQDFYPSLVFRAVCDLLNVSPQDIIITPGKSIRLKNAKKASGSPPRDIVIPIDASGKMLINFVGTWEKMKHYNFSDIYYSSEYSGEIDMWTDELSGKIIIVSDVTSGSSDIGATPIDANFPLSGLHANTIHTILTESFLYEVSPQHMLAIMFGISIIMYLLCILIPSIWFALGAVLLGIGYIFTASFLFLSKQIILNMINPPFMIILSIVLVLSYRFFQDEKEKEVLRRTFEAYFSPAIVKKAMNNPDLLVSNGNKKELTILFSDIVSFTSHSANMAPEKVQQLLNEYFSEMTKIVFKHNGTVDKFIGDGMMVFFGDPEPMKDHALKCVQVAIEMQEKTTELRDAWTRKGDMPLEIRIGVNTGKVFVGNMGSPQRLSYTALGGAVNMAQRLESNAPVNGILISQHTNDLIKAHFKTKCLGKIMLKGFKDPVPVFEVKKQRAESMHQGA from the coding sequence ATGAATAAACAAACGGATACAAAAACAACTGGTTTTTTGATTTGTTTTTCTTTTATCCTCTCACACGTCTGTTTCTGGTTACTGCCAAACCTCTTTCAGTCCTGGAACTTAAAAGCCGTTGACCATCTCTTTCAATATCGGATAAAAAACGAGCGGTTTAGTCCACAATACAATGATACCATTGTTCACGTTGACTTAAACGATACCAGTATCCAGGATTTTGATAATTACTATCTGGATCGCACCTACTATTCAAGGGTCATTGAAAATTTATCCAGAATGGGCGTTCAATCCCAACTGCACGATTTTTTATTTGTTGCGCCCACGGACCAAGATAAAGACAAAAAATTAATAGAGGCCGTAACCAAGGCAGATAATGTCTATTTTGGTATGGCCTTTAGGTTCAACGAGACCGGGCAAAGGTCACATATTTCCGTTAAATCACCAGCAGCTCAATATTTAGATGAAACTAGCTATTCCGTTAAAACAAAAGGCGATCTATCTCAAGTATACAGAGGCAATAATCCCATATCTACCTTTCCCGCCCTGGCAAAGGCAGCAAAAGGAATTGGTTTTTTAAATATTGTAAACGATATTGATGGGGTTTTTAGACGGGCTCCCCTGCTTGTACAGTATAAGCAAGATTTTTATCCCAGCCTTGTCTTTCGCGCAGTCTGTGATCTACTCAACGTGTCTCCTCAAGATATCATCATCACGCCAGGCAAATCCATTCGTCTGAAAAATGCAAAAAAAGCTAGCGGATCTCCACCAAGAGATATCGTCATCCCTATAGATGCATCGGGAAAGATGCTCATCAATTTTGTCGGTACCTGGGAAAAAATGAAACATTATAACTTCTCAGACATCTACTACTCTTCTGAGTATTCAGGTGAAATTGACATGTGGACTGATGAGTTATCTGGAAAAATTATTATTGTTTCAGATGTGACCAGTGGATCATCAGACATAGGGGCAACCCCCATAGATGCCAATTTTCCTTTATCCGGACTACATGCCAATACCATTCATACCATACTGACCGAATCCTTCCTCTATGAGGTCTCCCCACAGCACATGCTGGCAATAATGTTTGGCATATCAATCATCATGTATTTGCTTTGCATTCTTATTCCCTCCATTTGGTTTGCCTTGGGAGCAGTCCTCCTGGGCATTGGCTATATCTTCACAGCATCTTTCTTGTTTTTATCAAAGCAAATTATACTTAACATGATTAATCCGCCTTTCATGATCATTTTGTCTATAGTACTCGTGCTATCCTATCGATTTTTTCAAGATGAAAAGGAAAAAGAGGTCCTACGAAGGACATTTGAAGCATATTTCTCCCCGGCTATCGTTAAAAAAGCAATGAATAATCCAGACCTTCTGGTATCAAACGGAAATAAAAAAGAACTCACCATTCTCTTTAGTGATATTGTCTCCTTTACTTCCCACTCTGCCAATATGGCTCCTGAAAAAGTGCAACAACTCCTCAATGAGTATTTTAGCGAGATGACCAAAATAGTCTTTAAACATAATGGTACGGTCGATAAATTTATAGGGGACGGTATGATGGTTTTTTTTGGTGATCCAGAACCCATGAAGGACCATGCCTTAAAATGTGTACAAGTCGCCATTGAAATGCAGGAAAAAACAACTGAACTGAGAGATGCGTGGACCAGAAAGGGAGACATGCCCCTGGAGATCAGAATTGGCGTCAACACAGGCAAGGTCTTTGTGGGAAACATGGGATCACCCCAGCGCCTTTCCTATACGGCCCTTGGCGGTGCAGTGAATATGGCTCAACGCCTGGAATCAAACGCCCCGGTCAACGGAATCCTCATCTCACAACATACCAATGATCTCATTAAAGCTCACTTCAAGACAAAATGCCTTGGAAAAATTATGTTAAAAGGCTTTAAAGATCCTGTTCCAGTGTTTGAAGTAAAAAAACAACGTGCTGAATCAATGCATCAGGGAGCTTGA